TGGAAACCTCTACCTGATCCATGTAAAAGGAGCGAATAGTTAATCGACGAGGATAGTTATTAGTATTAAAAACTACCTGGTCTTGTGTTGTTCCCATTACAAAAGTACCACCTTCAATTAACACTAATCCTGGGCCAGGTTCTTGCTCAACAAAATCGCTAACCTCAAAACCGCCATTTTCAGCATCATTATAATTCCAGCCAGTAGTCTGAGAACCTTCAGATCCTCCACAAGAACTAAAGGCGATGATGATCATCGCCGCTGAAACTAAGCCTATTGTTTTTCTAAGACTATACATTATATAAATTCATTTTTGTTATTTCATCATTAAAAGCTAGGCGAAGGTATCGCATCCAGTCTTGTTCTTCTGGAACGATACTGCGACCCAGTATCAAAGGTATAACCCAGAGAAATCTCATGAGCTCCACCTGTAGCATTTTGCAATTTAGATATGGTTATATCGTAACTATATCCAAATTTAAGATTTTTATATTGGAATCCCAATAAAGCAATAATGGCATCTGCATTAGTCACATCATGACGATACCACATACCAAGAACGAAAGGATTCTTATTTAAGTATACTCCAAAATTAATTTGCTGGAAATTTTGCTGCTGTTGATAGATAATATTTGGAGAAACTGTGATACGATCATAACTTGCTCCACGGTACCTTTTATTACGTAAATCGATAACAGCACCTGCATGAACAGTAACTTTCATATGAAGCTTACTCAATTTATCATCGTAGAAACCATTTGCTGGTTGAGTTATGTGATCAACAGCTACACCTCCAAAGAAAATATCTTTAAAAGTATAAACCGCACCCGCACTAAAATCGACGATACTTTTACTTGTTGAAGATGGCTGTGTTTCTTCAGTTTCAAAAACCAAACCTCTTATGGGATCATACTGGTCTCCAAAAGTAAGAGAATTCCAGTCTAAGCGGCCTTGAAAAAAGCTAGCTTTAACACCAAAATTCACAAACATTTCTCGGTTTATTTTCAGCCTATAACTATATAAGGCGCTCACTCCTCCGCTTACCAAAACCCCTTGTCCAGCTCTATCTGTCATGAAAGAAATACCAATTCCACTATTGAT
This sequence is a window from Lentimicrobium sp. L6. Protein-coding genes within it:
- a CDS encoding type IX secretion system membrane protein PorP/SprF, whose product is MNNRLTKILFTLLMVALTGVSQAQDPHFSQFYANPLYLNPALAGSALTPRLTMNYRNQWPSLDANFVTYGASYDQYMPSINSGIGISFMTDRAGQGVLVSGGVSALYSYRLKINREMFVNFGVKASFFQGRLDWNSLTFGDQYDPIRGLVFETEETQPSSTSKSIVDFSAGAVYTFKDIFFGGVAVDHITQPANGFYDDKLSKLHMKVTVHAGAVIDLRNKRYRGASYDRITVSPNIIYQQQQNFQQINFGVYLNKNPFVLGMWYRHDVTNADAIIALLGFQYKNLKFGYSYDITISKLQNATGGAHEISLGYTFDTGSQYRSRRTRLDAIPSPSF